A stretch of the Bdellovibrio sp. 22V genome encodes the following:
- the dinB gene encoding DNA polymerase IV, with the protein MRKIIHIDMDCFYAAVEVKYNPSLKGKPLGVGGPPNTRSVLTTASYEARKFGVRSAMPSSQAVRLCPQLILIPPHFDLYKAESRKVREILERFTNKIEPLSLDEAYLDVTECEQFGGSATLIAQEIRRLIFTELKLTASAGIAPNKFLAKIASDWNKPNGQFVVRPQDVAGFVQDLPVEKIFGVGKVTAQKMHELGLRTCGDIQKYTVLELQHWFGSRAHELYDFARGIDQREVVTEWERKSLTVEETFNRDLQSLEDCRKAIPDLYKDFIRRLERGEYQDRIRGLVVKLKFFDFKQTTHEEVCQDVPTIKDFERLLEKAWNRRNVPVRLVGLGVRLGSNKKPSRRDDSSQLKFAI; encoded by the coding sequence ATGAGGAAGATCATCCACATTGACATGGACTGCTTTTACGCGGCCGTTGAGGTTAAATACAATCCTTCACTTAAAGGGAAACCTTTAGGTGTGGGTGGGCCGCCTAACACTCGCAGTGTACTGACGACGGCTAGTTATGAAGCACGTAAGTTTGGTGTTCGCTCGGCTATGCCTTCTTCGCAAGCGGTGCGCCTGTGCCCGCAGTTGATTCTTATTCCTCCGCACTTTGACTTATATAAAGCCGAAAGCAGAAAAGTGCGCGAAATACTTGAAAGATTCACAAACAAAATCGAGCCGCTTTCCCTAGATGAAGCTTACTTAGACGTGACAGAGTGCGAGCAATTTGGCGGCAGTGCGACTTTGATTGCGCAGGAAATTCGCCGATTGATTTTTACAGAGCTGAAGTTGACGGCTTCTGCTGGAATTGCGCCGAATAAGTTTCTCGCTAAGATCGCGAGTGACTGGAACAAACCTAACGGACAATTCGTAGTGCGCCCGCAAGACGTTGCGGGTTTCGTCCAAGATCTTCCGGTGGAAAAGATTTTTGGAGTCGGCAAAGTAACAGCGCAAAAGATGCACGAGCTCGGCCTGCGCACTTGCGGAGACATTCAAAAGTACACCGTGCTGGAATTGCAACATTGGTTCGGCTCCCGTGCGCATGAACTTTATGATTTTGCTCGAGGTATTGATCAGCGTGAAGTCGTAACAGAGTGGGAGAGAAAATCTTTAACGGTCGAAGAAACTTTCAATCGCGATTTGCAATCGCTTGAAGATTGCCGAAAAGCCATTCCTGATTTGTACAAAGATTTTATTCGTCGCCTTGAGAGAGGTGAGTATCAGGATCGCATTCGCGGCCTGGTCGTGAAGTTGAAGTTTTTTGATTTTAAACAAACGACGCATGAAGAAGTTTGCCAAGATGTTCCTACCATCAAGGACTTTGAGCGTTTGTTGGAAAAAGCATGGAATCGTCGTAACGTGCCCGTGCGTCTCGTGGGTCTTGGAGTTCGCCTCGGATCGAATAAAAAGCCTTCTCGTCGCGATGATTCATCGCAGCTAAAGTTCGCAATCTAA
- a CDS encoding mechanosensitive ion channel family protein — translation MLEDIKYSDFGETVERLMDGPWKWLIVLAFAIVLSLAVKTVLKFIEKKLLRLAKRTRSQFDDMLVSALGHTRRWVIFVWLFVPMTHSFKAEPQVLKVLNAVFLITTLIQVGIWGMHAITRWKDNYLQKKMGNDPSAVSALGLVSTMLRGVLILALTLVCLSNLGVDIGALIAGLGIGGIAVALAAQNILGDMFASLSIVLDKPFVVGDFITVGQQMGTVETIGIKTTHVRALSGEELIFSNKDLLESRIQNFKRMWRRRVVLSFGVPYDLDAAKLEALPLWMKEAVGKHSDIEFERCHLASYGSYSLNYETVYWVKNPDFNLHMDIQQRVLLDLLKKMREEKVSIAIPRQSLDLEHWPKELAAKDANGGVRELEH, via the coding sequence ATGTTGGAGGATATCAAATACTCAGACTTTGGTGAGACCGTCGAACGACTTATGGATGGTCCCTGGAAGTGGCTCATCGTTCTGGCTTTTGCGATCGTTTTATCTCTCGCTGTAAAAACAGTATTGAAATTTATAGAAAAGAAACTGCTGCGACTGGCAAAAAGAACAAGAAGTCAGTTTGACGACATGCTTGTCAGCGCTTTAGGGCACACTCGCCGCTGGGTGATTTTCGTTTGGCTTTTTGTGCCGATGACCCATTCCTTTAAGGCGGAGCCTCAAGTTCTTAAAGTGCTCAACGCCGTATTTTTAATCACGACGCTTATTCAAGTGGGCATCTGGGGCATGCACGCAATCACACGCTGGAAGGACAATTACTTACAAAAGAAAATGGGCAACGACCCCAGCGCGGTTTCGGCTCTTGGACTTGTCTCGACAATGTTACGCGGAGTTTTGATTCTTGCGTTGACACTTGTTTGCTTAAGCAATCTCGGAGTTGATATTGGAGCTTTGATTGCTGGTTTAGGAATCGGCGGTATCGCTGTCGCCTTGGCTGCGCAAAATATTCTAGGTGATATGTTTGCCTCGCTTTCCATCGTGTTAGATAAGCCTTTCGTCGTTGGAGATTTCATCACCGTAGGCCAACAAATGGGAACTGTTGAAACCATCGGAATTAAAACGACACACGTGCGTGCCTTATCCGGAGAAGAATTGATTTTCTCGAATAAAGATTTGTTAGAAAGTCGCATTCAAAATTTCAAACGTATGTGGAGACGCCGGGTCGTTCTCAGTTTCGGGGTACCCTACGACCTAGATGCAGCGAAACTCGAAGCTCTTCCTTTATGGATGAAAGAGGCCGTTGGCAAGCACAGCGACATCGAATTTGAGCGCTGTCATCTTGCCAGTTACGGAAGCTATTCTTTGAATTACGAAACTGTGTACTGGGTCAAAAATCCCGATTTCAATTTACACATGGATATTCAACAAAGAGTGCTTTTAGATTTGCTTAAGAAAATGCGTGAAGAAAAAGTGTCGATTGCAATTCCAAGACAAAGTTTGGATTTAGAACATTGGCCGAAGGAACTTGCCGCCAAAGACGCGAATGGCGGGGTTCGCGAACTAGAGCATTAG
- a CDS encoding arsenate reductase family protein, whose translation MLKVYEYAKCSTCVKALKFLDAKKVKYDKLPIVDKAPSQKELKEMLAALKERGGSIRNLFNTSGLVYKEMKLSEKLPTMTEAEALKLLSENGKLVKRPFVIGDDTHLVSFKEDEWKKAF comes from the coding sequence ATGCTTAAGGTTTACGAATACGCAAAGTGCTCCACATGCGTGAAGGCTTTAAAGTTTTTAGACGCGAAGAAAGTGAAATACGACAAACTTCCGATCGTAGATAAAGCGCCTTCACAAAAGGAACTTAAAGAAATGCTGGCGGCCCTTAAAGAACGTGGCGGCAGTATCAGAAATTTATTTAATACATCCGGTCTTGTATATAAGGAAATGAAGTTAAGCGAAAAACTTCCGACTATGACGGAAGCTGAAGCCCTTAAACTTCTTTCCGAAAATGGCAAGTTGGTGAAACGTCCGTTTGTAATCGGCGATGACACTCACCTGGTTAGCTTCAAAGAAGACGAATGGAAAAAGGCGTTCTAA
- a CDS encoding agmatinase family protein: MSETTPKFDPTTTISAEFGIFGIPMTEEESKVVLVPVPWEVTTSYGEGASRGPQIIRQASEQIDLFDIEVGKAYEVGYHMRDFPEDLCAMNDKFKAVAQELIEMRTNLSEDEKKMNSLASQVNEACEEMTQWVYDQCSDVLKKGKLLGLVGGDHSTPLGAIRAVSDKFKGDFGVLHIDAHADLRKAYQGFKQSHASIMYNVMTDAKKPKKLVQIGIRDFCEEEYDFSNSREDIKTFYDLDLKRRLLKGETWEKVCQDVIKELPQNVYISFDIDGLDPAFCPHTGTPVPGGLSVDQVFFLFRELHNSGRKIIAFDLNEVSTGGLAEHEVEWDGNVGARILYKMCGWLVKSNA; the protein is encoded by the coding sequence ATGTCAGAGACGACACCAAAATTCGATCCAACTACTACTATTTCCGCCGAATTCGGTATCTTCGGCATCCCTATGACAGAAGAGGAATCCAAGGTCGTTTTGGTCCCAGTTCCTTGGGAAGTCACGACGTCCTACGGCGAAGGAGCTTCACGCGGCCCGCAAATCATTCGTCAAGCCAGTGAACAAATTGATCTTTTCGACATCGAAGTGGGTAAAGCCTACGAGGTCGGCTATCACATGCGTGATTTCCCAGAGGATCTTTGCGCGATGAACGATAAATTCAAAGCCGTGGCACAAGAATTGATCGAAATGCGAACAAACCTCAGCGAAGATGAAAAGAAAATGAACTCGTTAGCGAGTCAGGTCAATGAAGCTTGCGAAGAGATGACTCAGTGGGTTTACGATCAATGCTCCGACGTTTTGAAAAAAGGCAAACTTCTGGGTCTGGTCGGCGGTGACCACTCCACTCCTCTTGGAGCTATTCGCGCAGTGAGCGATAAGTTTAAAGGAGACTTCGGTGTTTTGCACATCGATGCACACGCGGATCTGCGCAAAGCTTATCAAGGCTTCAAACAATCTCACGCTTCGATCATGTACAACGTCATGACAGATGCGAAAAAACCAAAAAAACTTGTGCAAATCGGCATTCGCGATTTCTGTGAAGAAGAGTACGACTTCAGCAATTCTCGCGAAGATATCAAAACATTCTATGATTTGGATTTGAAGCGCCGTTTGCTCAAAGGCGAAACCTGGGAAAAAGTTTGCCAAGACGTGATCAAGGAACTTCCGCAAAACGTTTATATCTCTTTTGATATTGATGGGCTTGATCCTGCGTTCTGCCCGCACACGGGAACTCCGGTGCCTGGCGGCTTGAGTGTCGATCAAGTGTTTTTCCTTTTCCGCGAGCTGCACAACTCGGGAAGAAAAATCATCGCTTTTGATTTGAACGAAGTCTCCACGGGTGGTTTGGCAGAGCATGAAGTCGAGTGGGACGGCAACGTCGGCGCTCGTATTCTTTATAAAATGTGCGGTTGGTTGGTGAAGAGCAATGCTTAA
- a CDS encoding peptide-binding protein: MNMKGLLALVLSSALTAPALAAKPNPNAPKGGNFVFNLGGEPPTVHPITSTDTYSRAVQNYVCDGLATRDSETYEWKPRLAEKWDISKDNKVFTFHLRKDAVFHDGTPVTADDVKFSFDAIFEPKYEAAHLRPYYEGLTKVEVLDPHTVRFTARDLYFNNFESAATLTVIPKKIYSDVEKSKKMNRQLMCAGPYVLSKFDRGQVITLKKFDKWYGLKDAAFAGMYNFDTITMRFYKDENVELERAKKGELDYLDLRVEAFMKKTEGAPWGKTIIKHKVQNSAPKSYGFIGWNFRKELFQDRNVRVALAHLLNREEMNKKFRYGMSDLANGAIYLRSEYNPGNKALEFSPKKAQELLAKAGWTDKDKNGVLEKEVGGKKTEFKFTLIYPSKDTEKYYTMYREDLKKAGIDMELKYLEWNSFLKLVDEGNFDAVTMAWGGGSVDPDPKQIWHSAGAVPGGSNFIAYKNPEVDKLIDEARVEPNKAKRVAALKKVYAKIAEDAPYAFLFNDKYAFYANSSRMGMPAETFKYEIGRDYWWLKAE, encoded by the coding sequence ATGAATATGAAGGGTCTCCTAGCTCTTGTTTTGAGCTCAGCTTTGACAGCTCCCGCTTTAGCAGCAAAACCAAATCCGAATGCTCCTAAGGGCGGCAATTTCGTTTTCAACCTTGGTGGCGAGCCTCCAACGGTTCATCCAATTACGTCGACAGACACATACTCACGTGCAGTGCAAAACTACGTGTGTGATGGTTTGGCAACACGTGATTCAGAAACTTACGAGTGGAAACCTCGTTTGGCTGAAAAATGGGACATCTCCAAAGATAATAAAGTATTCACATTCCACCTTCGCAAAGACGCTGTTTTCCATGACGGCACTCCAGTGACTGCGGATGACGTTAAATTTTCTTTCGACGCGATCTTTGAACCGAAATACGAAGCGGCTCATTTGCGCCCTTACTACGAAGGTTTGACGAAAGTCGAAGTTTTGGATCCTCACACTGTGCGTTTCACAGCTCGTGATCTTTACTTCAACAACTTTGAATCTGCAGCGACATTGACTGTTATTCCAAAGAAGATCTACAGCGACGTAGAAAAATCTAAAAAAATGAACCGCCAACTTATGTGCGCGGGTCCTTACGTTCTTTCTAAATTTGATCGCGGCCAAGTGATCACTTTGAAAAAGTTCGACAAGTGGTACGGTCTTAAAGACGCCGCTTTCGCTGGTATGTACAACTTCGACACAATCACTATGCGCTTCTACAAAGATGAAAACGTAGAACTTGAGCGCGCGAAAAAAGGTGAGTTGGATTACCTTGATCTTCGTGTTGAAGCATTCATGAAGAAAACTGAAGGCGCTCCTTGGGGCAAAACCATCATCAAGCACAAAGTGCAAAACAGCGCTCCGAAATCTTACGGTTTCATCGGCTGGAACTTCCGCAAAGAATTGTTCCAAGACAGAAACGTGCGCGTAGCTTTGGCTCATCTTCTTAACCGTGAAGAGATGAATAAGAAATTCCGTTACGGAATGTCTGATCTTGCAAACGGTGCGATCTATTTGCGTTCTGAATACAACCCAGGCAACAAAGCCCTAGAATTCAGTCCGAAAAAAGCTCAAGAGCTTTTGGCTAAAGCGGGTTGGACAGATAAAGATAAAAACGGTGTTCTTGAAAAAGAAGTGGGCGGTAAAAAAACTGAGTTCAAATTCACTTTGATCTACCCATCTAAAGACACTGAGAAATACTACACTATGTATCGTGAAGACCTTAAAAAGGCCGGCATCGATATGGAATTGAAGTATCTTGAGTGGAACTCATTCTTGAAGCTTGTTGACGAAGGTAACTTCGACGCCGTGACAATGGCGTGGGGTGGCGGTTCCGTAGATCCAGATCCAAAACAAATCTGGCACTCTGCTGGCGCAGTTCCTGGTGGATCTAACTTCATCGCTTACAAAAACCCTGAAGTAGACAAATTGATTGACGAAGCTCGCGTTGAGCCAAACAAAGCTAAACGTGTTGCAGCTCTTAAGAAAGTTTACGCAAAAATCGCTGAAGACGCTCCTTATGCGTTCCTTTTCAACGACAAGTATGCATTTTATGCAAACTCATCTCGTATGGGAATGCCAGCCGAGACATTTAAATACGAAATTGGTAGAGACTACTGGTGGTTGAAGGCTGAATAG
- a CDS encoding ABC transporter permease subunit, with the protein MIVYLIRRLLLMIPTFFGITVVTFVLINLAPGSPIEQKLQAIRFGSAGGGGGGGGVNTRGDTSVNEEVIEALKKQYGFDKPLHERYIIWVKNLARLDFGESFTYQEPVIDVIKSKFPVSLQFGIASLILTYIVCIPLGVRKAIKAGASFDRFTTILLNLTYSIPPLVLGIFLIVVFAGKLNMFPIGGIQSDDYESLTSMGKLWDRIHHFVLPLICYMIGGFTELSVLMRNSMLDVVKSDFVRTARAKGLSENVVIFKHALRNALIPIATGLGGFFGAFLAGSLIIEQMFNLDGIGLLGYQSVLSRDYNVIMGLTFISSLLLMFGRVFSDIIYVLIDPRIDFK; encoded by the coding sequence TTGATCGTTTACCTGATTCGCCGATTGTTATTGATGATCCCGACATTTTTCGGGATCACAGTTGTCACCTTTGTGTTGATTAACTTAGCTCCGGGAAGCCCTATCGAGCAGAAGCTGCAAGCAATCCGTTTCGGATCTGCAGGTGGCGGAGGCGGCGGTGGCGGCGTTAACACCCGCGGCGACACTTCCGTAAACGAAGAAGTTATCGAGGCTTTGAAGAAACAATATGGTTTCGATAAGCCTCTTCATGAGCGTTACATCATTTGGGTTAAGAACTTGGCCCGCTTGGATTTTGGTGAGAGCTTTACTTATCAAGAGCCAGTGATTGACGTTATTAAAAGTAAGTTCCCTGTTTCTTTGCAGTTCGGTATCGCATCTTTGATCCTGACTTATATTGTTTGTATCCCGCTCGGGGTGCGTAAGGCCATTAAAGCGGGGGCCTCTTTTGACCGCTTTACGACCATTCTTCTCAATTTAACTTATTCTATCCCGCCGCTCGTTTTGGGTATCTTCTTGATCGTTGTGTTTGCGGGTAAATTGAATATGTTCCCAATCGGCGGAATTCAGTCAGATGACTATGAGTCTTTGACTTCGATGGGTAAACTCTGGGACCGCATTCACCATTTCGTTCTTCCTTTGATCTGTTACATGATCGGTGGTTTCACAGAGCTTTCAGTTCTTATGCGTAACTCGATGTTGGACGTTGTAAAGTCTGACTTCGTTCGTACAGCGCGCGCTAAAGGTCTTTCTGAAAATGTTGTGATCTTTAAGCATGCTCTTCGTAATGCTTTGATTCCTATCGCGACAGGCTTGGGTGGGTTCTTCGGAGCCTTCCTTGCGGGTTCCTTGATTATCGAACAGATGTTCAATCTCGATGGTATCGGTTTGTTGGGATATCAATCCGTTCTTTCTCGTGACTATAACGTCATCATGGGATTGACCTTCATTTCTTCATTGCTGTTGATGTTCGGTCGCGTATTCAGTGACATCATCTACGTGCTTATTGACCCAAGGATTGACTTCAAATGA